A window of the Cynocephalus volans isolate mCynVol1 chromosome 10, mCynVol1.pri, whole genome shotgun sequence genome harbors these coding sequences:
- the CHD9NB gene encoding CHD9 neighbor protein translates to MGCHASKGTEVVYESQKLGEQPKGEEPHLETVTEAADGKDISLEDGTPEPKSRDDFL, encoded by the coding sequence ATGGGGTGCCACGCCAGCAAGGGCACCGAGGTGGTATATGAGTCCCAGAAGCTGGGAGAACAGCCCAAGGGAGAAGAGCCACATCTGGAGACTGTCACGGAGGCAGCAGATGGCAAAGACATCTCATTGGAGGATGGAACCCCGGAGCCCAAGAGCCGAGATGATTTTCTCTAG